In a genomic window of Amblyomma americanum isolate KBUSLIRL-KWMA chromosome 4, ASM5285725v1, whole genome shotgun sequence:
- the LOC144127634 gene encoding uncharacterized protein LOC144127634: MDLLKPPEPLQLSGNLSQNWKRFKQKLELFIKATTPKDDPRSGAAKAALLLSVAGDEALDVFNTFTFGEQEDKEDYDTLVRKFEAYCAKVSNEVHERYVFRSRKQEDGEPFERFIRDLKKQAAQCNFEGLHDSMIRDQIVFRTNNPKLREKMLREKGLTLLKAEEMCRVAESVAQRNQVWARPGASIDSVSRSRASCHRCVDRQETSAVNGSPYRCKKCNRRHEPRQCPAYGKRCNTCRKLHHFVICCPARALVNEVSAQFNDEFDVLDVCIDSCITGDWTVEAKVGGRKALFKVDTGAQASLLPFSIYRKLKTAELNPTSSVLRAYNGGIITNFGTTVQKITVGDAATTVKFYVVKNGRRAILGLHACEALGLVQRTVDSVNTSAEYEAIKHFRHVFEGLGCLKQPYSMVLQPDATPVVHPARRVPLSLRQPLRDELQRMERAGIITKEDGPTDWYVPGKHLVLADMLSRSTTPEGVDNAGATEDVEVHALQLLNGMVTMSRGFQTQAQEVLLRL; the protein is encoded by the exons ATGGATCTGCTGAAGCCCCCGGAACCTTTGCAGCTCTCCGGTAACCTGTCGCAGAATTGGAAGCGTTTTAAGCAAAAACTGGAACTCTTCATCAAGGCGACCACGCCAAAGGACGACCCAAGAAGCGGAGCAGCGAAAGCTGCACTCCTGTTGAGCGTTGCCGGAGACGAAGCACTTGACGTCTTCAACACGTTTACGTTTGGTGAGCAGGAAGACAAGGAAGATTACGACACCCTGGTCCGGAAGTTTGAAGCATACTGTGCCAAGGTAAGTAATGAAGTGCATGAGCGGTATGTTTTTCGCTCGAGAAAACAAGAAGACGGAGAGCCGTTCGAAAGATTTATTAGAGACCTCAAGAAGCAAGCAGCGCAATGCAACTTCGAAGGACTGCACGATTCAATGATCAGGGATCAGATCGTCTTTCGGACGAATaatcccaaactgcgtgaaaaaatGCTGCGGGAAAAGGGCTTAACGTTGTTAAAGGCTGAAGAAATGTGCAGGGTAGCGGAATCAGTGGCACAAAGAAATCAGGTCTGGGCCAGGCCCGGTGCCAGCATTGACTCCGTCTCTCGCAGTAGGGCATCGTGCCACCGCTGCGTAGACCGGCAAGAGACCAGTGCAGTAAACGGTAGTCCGTACCGGTGCAAGAAATGCAACCGACGGCACGAGCCGAGGCAGTGTCCTGCTTACGGAAAAAGATGCAACACTTGTCGAAAGCTGCATCACTTTGTGATTTGTTGTCCGGCCAGGGCGCTCGTCAACGAAGTCAGCGCACAGTTCAATGATGAGTTTGATGTTCTTGACGTCTGCATcgacagctgcattactggtGATTGGACTGTCGAAGCCAAAGTTGGGGGTCGAAAAGCATTATTCAAGGTGGATACCGGAGCACAAGCAAGCCTCTTACCATTTTCGATATACCGCAAGTTGAAAACTGCCGAACTGAATCCTACGAGCTCTGTGCTGCGAGCATACAATGGAGGCatcatcaccaacttcggaacaacaGTCCAAAAAATAACAGTTGGAGATGCTGCAACTACAGTGAAATTCTACGTGGTGAAAAATGGACGTCGTGCAATACTGGGGCTTCACGCATGCGAAGCTCTAGGCCTTGTGCAGCGCACAGTGGACAGTGTCAACACTTCTGCTGAGTACGAAGCGATCAAGCACTTCAGGCACGTCTTTGAGGGTTTAGGATGCCTAAAGCAACCATACAGCATGGTACTACAGCCAGATGCTACCCCAGTCGTCCACCCAGCGCGGCGGGTGCCCCTGTCTTTGCGCCAACCGCTTCGCGACGAGCTTCAAAGAATGGAGAGAGCTGGTATCATCACAAAAGAAGATGGACCTACAGACTGG TACGTTCCAGGGAAGCACCTGGTCTTGGCAGACATGCTCTCACGATCGACTACACCCGAGGGTGTCGACAATGCTGGTGCCACAGAAGACGTCGAagttcacgcactacagctcctgaACGGCATGGTCACG ATGTCGAGAGGCTTCCAGACACAAGCGCAAGAAGTGTTGTTGCGGCTCTGA